AATCTTAAAGAAAGATTTTGCGACTTGGCAGTCATGAAAGAAAAGAGTATAACCAAGAAAATACATAAAATCTTCTTCATCTGTTATTATTTATTTTTCATGAGCCAAATGGAATACGCTATGATGAAGTTTAATATCATCTTCGTTTGGTGTTTTCCAATCATGGCTATTTCATAAATCAGATTTCATTTATTAGTTTTTATCAAAAAATTAATACAATTTAATTTGCATTATGGTAAAAGTCAATTCAATCTATCAGGTTCACAATGTCTGATAAACTTAGTGGTATTGATTTTAGGTGCAACTGGTTTATGGCTCAATGTAAATTTATACGTCGAGGTATCTAAAAGGTTCGTTTTCAACAAATTTTATTTTGTTTTTTGAGCAACAAATATCAGATGGTCGGTATTATAACCCCTGGTTCTGGCTTTTATCAACAATTGTTCAATAATGACGTGATCCAACTGGGGAGTACGACTTAATATCCAAAGGTATTTGCTGGATGAACTTCCAAGTAAAACCCATTGATAGTCGGGGTCCAGTTCCATTACATAATAATCGCCATAGAAAAATAGAAAAAAGGATACTTTAAGCTTTGCCGGGTCATCCGGATTTGGAATATAAGCTTTTCCGATGGCGGTTTTTAATTTCCCATCAAGTGAATTTTCATAACCTTGGTTCACAACCTTGATTTTTCCATCTGCACGGATCGAATAGGTGGCTGTAACACCTACCAATCCTTTCTCAAATGAATGCGGAAAACGCGCAATTTCATACCATTTCCCCAAGTATTTTTCCAATTCAAAATTTTGAACTGTTCGTGTATCCATTATAGCACTTTTAGTTTGACAAGAAACAATAGTATTGATTAAAAGTAATGAAATAATTAGAGCGAAATTTTTCATGTGTTTATTTCATATACTTTATTAAATAGGTCACACAGCTTGTCCCGATTAATCGGGAGAATACGCCATGAAATAGTTATTCCCGGTTTGTGTGAAATTTTATTTCTCATGGCTATTTCATATGTTCTTTTTGAGTAAAACAAGAAGTGCGTCTTCGATTTTTTCAAATTTAAATTTGAATCCTGTTTTTATTATTTTACCAGAAGTAATCCGGCTTCCGTTTAAAAGAATACTTGACATTTCACCAAAAAATACTTTGAGCAGGATTCCGGGTAAATTTGGAAATTTTATTTTTTTGGTTATGATTTTTATTCTTTTAGTTAATTCATCTTGATTGCAATGTTCAGGTGAAACCGCATTATAAATGCCCCTTATTTTTTCATTCTCAATGGAATAATGATACATACTGATCAGATCATCAATATGTATCCATGGAATATATTGTTTGCCGGAACCGATTCCGGCTACAAATCCATATTTAAGGCTTTGGGTCATTTTAGGGAAAGCACCTTGAGTTTTATCAAAAACTACTCCTGTGCGCAAAATAACCGTTCTTACTCCTAAACTTTCAAATTTAAGTGAGGCATCTTCCCATTTTTTACAGACATCTGCAAGGAAATCAACCCCCACCTGATCTGTTTCATTAAAAATATGCTCAGAAGTGATGGACCCATAATATCCAACGGCCGATGCAGTTATGAATGCTTTTGGCTTGTGTTTAAGATTTCTGATGTATTCAAACAAGAGTTTTGAAGAAACAAGCCTGCTATCCCTGATCTTTTGTTTTTGCTGCTTTGTCCATCTGGCATCGGCAATACCAGTTCCTGCCAAGTTGATAAGATAATCGGTTCGGTCAAAGGCTTGGTCTTGTATATACCCCTTGTTAATGTCCCAGGTAAATTGTTCAAATACAGAATCTTTGTTCTTTTTCCTGGTTAATATTGAAACATGATAGTGCTTCTCACGTAGCTTTTGGGCCAAATGATTTCCTATCAATCCTGATCCGCCTGCAATTAGAACTTTTTTTCCTGATTCCATGTGTTATTTGCAGGGAGGACTATTTTATGGGTTCATATTCGAAAACATACTTTTGGAATTTTCCAAACGAAAACTTCCAGATAATTTCTGTAAGAAGTCCTTCCTGATTATAAAAATAGGTGATTTTTGCATCAAAACCATCTGAGCCGAAAAAATTTGCATGATCGAGCAGACCATAGCAATTGTAATAAAAAGTCAGATCGCCGCTCAGCCATCGGTCGAAATTTTTATATCGTGCTTTTTCAAGCTCCCCAAATTTATTGTAGAGATAGGATTCATAACCTTCTATCGTGTCATTTTTATAAGCTGTGCGTAAAATAAGGTTGTCATCTTTATCGTACTCGTAGGTGAATATCGATTTGCTATTATCAGGATAGGTTCTGGTGGATGAAATTAGTTTTTTATTCTTATCGTATTTATAATTTGTCAGGGTAACGAGACTGTCGGTTCGGATAAATTTCTTCAGTATTAGTAAACCATTAGCATCATAAGTATAAATCGAGGGTCCCCCCACTTCGTTGTTAAAAGTGTAATCTTCATGTCTAACCCTGCACTTACTTGAATTTGAAACAAAAGGATTCGAGTAGTAATTGAGATGAGTTTCAATATTTTCGTATTCGTAATGAAAAGTCTGACTCCATTTGCCCAGGAAATCCCAATGCTCATAAATAAGGTTGCCGAAATTGTCATAACTATAATCCATATTGCAGGTAACGGTTTCTCCTTTTTTAATGACACCTTTGGTTAATCTGCCTTTTGCATCATAAAAATAAGTGGCTATACCTTCAAGCCAGCCTTTGTGTTTTTTAAAATTTGATTGTTTTAATACTTTCGCATCATAGGTATGATCGGCGGAACCATTTACTCCATCCGATCGGTGAAAATATTCGCTTATTTTATTTCCTTTGTCGTTGTTGATGAAGAGTTCGAAAGATGTAATGGTATCGGTGAAATCCCGATAGGTTGCCTTTAACAATCCTTTATCATCGTATTGATAGTAATTAACAGAAGCCCGGCGTTTATCATTCCACGACCAGAATGCTCTCACCATTTTCCCTGAATGGTCATACTGGAACCTGGTAAAACTTTTTTCACCACTCGTGTTTTCATAATTTGACCTGATAATTCGGTAAGCATCAGATGCATCGCCAAATGGTTGTCCGAATAACTGAAAAAACTGTAAAAAAATCACAGTGAACAGCAAAATATTTTTCATAATATCTGGATTAAAAATACATTAAACCATAAAATACTTTTTATTGGTTAGATTATCTATTTCAATATTTTCTATATCTCCCGGAATGCAAGAATTCCTTTCTACACAAAAATGTAAAAGAATAATTAATAAGAATAACAATTTGGATATCACCCTATTGGAATTTTAAAAATTTATGAATGATAATAGCTGTATGCCTGGTTATAGGAAAAAAGTTGTGTCAAAGGAACGCATATTTTGATGTGGGCAACGAATTTTTTTGCTAAACTTTGGAATAATTAGTAAATTTCAGAATAATATTTTACACAAATGAAAATAAATTTAAATGGAAAATAAAATGACTGAGAACAAGCGGCTGGGGCTGTATGTTATCGGATTATCGATATTTTTTGGATTGGCTGCACTGGGTTTCCTTCTCGGCAATGCAGCGTTAAGGTACAGGGCATTTGAGCGAACAGTTACCGTGAAAGGTTTGTCGGAAAGGGATTATGATGCTGATGTTTTGATATGGCCTATACAATTCAGTGAAGCAAGTAATAATTTAGAAAGTCTATATACCTCAATTGAATCGGGTAGTGCGAAAATCAGGAAGTTTCTGGAGGAGAACGGCATCCAGGCAAGTGAAATCACCTATTCGTCACCATCCATTACGGATAAATCAGCTCAGCAGTGGGGCAGCAATGAAAGGGCGGAATTTCGTTATACAGCGATGCAGACAGTAACGGTATATTCAAAAGATATTCAAAGCATTCGAAGGGTAATGGCTTCATTATCAGAATTAGGTAAAAAGGGCATTGCATTCATTGGTAATAATTATGAAAATGAACCTGAGTATATATTTTCAAGGTTAAATGAAGTAAAACCGGAAATGATTGAGGAGGCTACCAAAAATGCACGAGAAGTTGCTGAGAAATTTGCTGCAGATTCAAAAAGTACGTTGGGCAAAATAAAAAATGCGATACAGGGTCAGTTTACCATCGAATCAAGAGATAAAAATAATCCTCATATAAAAAAGATTAGAGTAGTTTCAACAGTTGTGTATTATCTTTCTGATTAAAGTCTTGTTTTCTTTTGCCTATCTTTGAATAGAAGTTGATAG
The Bacteroidota bacterium DNA segment above includes these coding regions:
- a CDS encoding lipocalin family protein, which produces MKNFALIISLLLINTIVSCQTKSAIMDTRTVQNFELEKYLGKWYEIARFPHSFEKGLVGVTATYSIRADGKIKVVNQGYENSLDGKLKTAIGKAYIPNPDDPAKLKVSFFLFFYGDYYVMELDPDYQWVLLGSSSSKYLWILSRTPQLDHVIIEQLLIKARTRGYNTDHLIFVAQKTK
- a CDS encoding TIGR01777 family oxidoreductase, whose translation is MESGKKVLIAGGSGLIGNHLAQKLREKHYHVSILTRKKNKDSVFEQFTWDINKGYIQDQAFDRTDYLINLAGTGIADARWTKQQKQKIRDSRLVSSKLLFEYIRNLKHKPKAFITASAVGYYGSITSEHIFNETDQVGVDFLADVCKKWEDASLKFESLGVRTVILRTGVVFDKTQGAFPKMTQSLKYGFVAGIGSGKQYIPWIHIDDLISMYHYSIENEKIRGIYNAVSPEHCNQDELTKRIKIITKKIKFPNLPGILLKVFFGEMSSILLNGSRITSGKIIKTGFKFKFEKIEDALLVLLKKNI
- a CDS encoding SIMPL domain-containing protein (The SIMPL domain is named for its presence in mouse protein SIMPL (signalling molecule that associates with mouse pelle-like kinase). Bacterial member BP26, from Brucella, was shown to assemble into a channel-like structure, while YggE from E. coli has been associated with resistance to oxidative stress.), which codes for MTENKRLGLYVIGLSIFFGLAALGFLLGNAALRYRAFERTVTVKGLSERDYDADVLIWPIQFSEASNNLESLYTSIESGSAKIRKFLEENGIQASEITYSSPSITDKSAQQWGSNERAEFRYTAMQTVTVYSKDIQSIRRVMASLSELGKKGIAFIGNNYENEPEYIFSRLNEVKPEMIEEATKNAREVAEKFAADSKSTLGKIKNAIQGQFTIESRDKNNPHIKKIRVVSTVVYYLSD